From Oryza sativa Japonica Group chromosome 4, ASM3414082v1, one genomic window encodes:
- the LOC4335303 gene encoding sucrose synthase 7 — MASKLSFKRMDSIAETMPDALRQSRYQMKRCFQRYVSKGKRLLKNQQLMEELEKSLDDKVENEKLVEGFLGYIICSTQEAVVLPPFVAFAVRMNPGIWEYVKVHSDDLSVEGITPSEYLKFKETLYDEKWAKDDNSLEVDFGALDLSTPHLTLPSSIGNGLQFVSKFMSSKLGGKPESMKPLLDYLLTLNYRGEKLMINDTIDTVSKLQTALLLAEVFVSGLPKYTPYLKFEQRFQEWGLEKGWGDTAERCKETLNCLSEVLQAPDPTNMEKFFSRVPSIFNIVIFSIHGYFGQEKVLGLPDTGGQVVYILDQVRAMEEELLQRIKQQGLHVTPKILVLTRLIPDAKGTKCNVELEPVENTKYSHILRVPFKTEDGKDLRQWVSRFDIYPYLERYAQNSCAKILDILEGKPDLIIGNYTDGNLVASLLSNKLCVTQGTIAHALEKTKYEDSDVKWREMDQKYHFSCQFTADMISMNTSDFIITSTYQEIAGSKEKPGQYEHHYAFTMPGLCRYATGINVFDPKFNIAAPGADQSIYFPFTQKQKRLTDLHPQIDELLYSKDDTDEHIGYLADRNKPIIFSMARLDKVKNITGLVEWYGQNKKLRDLVNLVVVAGLLDASQSKDREEIEEINKMHNLMDRYQLKGQIRWIKAQTDRVRNGELYRCIADTKGAFVQPALYEAFGLTVIEAMNCGLPTFATNQGGPAEIIIDGVSGFHVNPINGREAGIKIADFFQKCKEDPSYWNKVSTAGLQRIYECYTWKIYATRVLNMGSTYSFWKTLNKEERQAKQRYLQIFYNVQYRNLAKAVARAGDQQARQTTTGVAPSEIVVRPKERKPQTRMQRILTRLAGQKPPVSE; from the exons ATGGCATCCAAGCTGAGTTTCAAGCGAATGGACAGCATTGCCGAGACAATGCCAGATGCCCTACGACAAAGCCGGTACCAGATGAAGAGATGCTTCCAAAG GTATGTATCAAAGGGTAAGAGGCTCTTGAAGAACCAGCAGCTCATGGAAGAGCTGGAAAAGTCACTAGATGACAAAGTTGAGAACGAGAAGCTTGTCGAAGGCTTTCTCGGTTACATCATTTGTTCGACACAG GAAGCAGTAGTACTCCCACCGTTTGTGGCATTCGCTGTCAGAATGAATCCTGGTATCTGGGAGTACGTCAAAGTTCACTCTGATGATCTTTCTGTCGAAGGAATCACACCGTCGGAGTATCTCAAGTTCAAGGAGACCTTATACGATGAAAAATG GGCCAAGGATGACAACTCACTGGAAGTTGATTTCGGTGCCCTTGACCTCTCAACACCCCATTTGACACTGCCCTCGTCAATAGGGAATGGGCTTCAGTTTGTCTCCAAATTCATGTCCTCAAAGCTGGGTGGCAAACCTGAAAGCATGAAGCCTCTGTTGGACTATTTACTTACCTTGAATTACCGTGGCGAG AAGTTGATGATTAATGACACCATCGACACTGTGAGCAAGCTTCAGACAGCACTGCTACTTGCAGAGGTTTTCGTTAGTGGGCTGCCAAAATACACGCCTTACTTGAAGTTTGAACAAAG ATTTCAGGAGTGGGGGTTAGAGAAGGGATGGGGTGACACTGCGGAGAGGTGCAAAGAAACACTAAATTGTCTGTCTGAAGTGCTACAGGCACCAGATCCTACAAACATGGAGAAGTTCTTCAGCAGGGTTCCATCCATATTCAACATTGTCATCTTCTCTATTCATGGTTACTTCGGCCAAGAAAAGGTTCTTGGATTGCCGGATACCGGTGGTCAG GTTGTCTACAtattggatcaagtcagagccaTGGAAGAGGAGCTGCTTCAAAGAATCAAGCAGCAGGGTCTGCACGTAACACCGAAGATTCTTGTG CTTACAAGACTGATACCAGATGCCAAAGGCACAAAATGCAATGTGGAGCTTGAACCAGTTGAAAATACAAAATACTCACATATACTACGTGTGCCATTCAAGACTGAAGATGGCAAGGATTTGCGCCAGTGGGTGTCCCGGTTTGACATCTATCCTTATCTAGAGAGATATGCGCAG AACTCTTGTGCCAAAATTCTCGACATTTTGGAGGGCAAACCGGACTTGATAATTGGCAACTACACCGATGGCAACTTGGTGGCATCCCTCTTGTCTAACAAACTATGTGTCACTCAG GGAACAATTGCACACGCTCTGGAGAAGACAAAGTACGAGGATTCAGATGTTAAGTGGAGAGAGATGGACCAGAAGTACCATTTCTCTTGCCAATTTACCGCCGATATGATTTCCATGAACACCAGCGACTTCATCATCACTAGCACTTACCAAGAAATTGCTGGGAG CAAAGAGAAGCCTGGCCAATATGAGCACCACTACGCATTCACAATGCCGGGACTATGCCGCTACGCCACAGGCATTAATGTATTCGACCCAAAGTTCAACATTGCTGCGCCTGGTGCAGACCAGTCCATCTACTTCCCCTTCACGCAGAAGCAGAAGCGGCTGACAGATTTACACCCACAGATAGACGAACTGCTGTACAGCAAGGATGACACTGATGAACACAT AGGGTATCTGGCAGACAGGAACAAACCAATCATCTTCTCGATGGCAAGGCTTGATAAGGTAAAAAACATAACTGGGCTTGTGGAGTGGTATGGCCAGAACAAGAAGCTGAGGGACCTCGTcaatctcgtcgtcgtcgcggggcTCCTGGATGCTTCGCAGTCCAAGGATcgagaggagatcgaggagataAACAAGATGCACAACCTGATGGACAGGTACCAGCTCAAAGGACAGATCCGCTGGATCAAGGCACAGACTGACCGTGTCCGCAACGGTGAGCTGTACCGTTGCATTGCAGATACAAAGGGTGCATTTGTTCAG CCTGCACTGTATGAAGCATTCGGGCTAACGGTCATCGAGGCGATGAACTGCGGGTTGCCAACCTTCGCAACGAACCAGGGCGGACCAGCTGAGATAATCATCGACGGTGTCTCTGGTTTCCACGTAAACCCCATCAACGGCAGGGAGGCAGGAATCAAGATTGCAGATTTCTTCCAGAAATGCAAGGAAGACCCAAGTTACTGGAACAAGGTGTCCACTGCTGGGCTTCAGCGGATCTACGAGTG CTACACATGGAAGATTTATGCAACTAGAGTGCTAAACATGGGATCTACATATTCCTTCTGGAAGACACTAAACAAGGAGGAAAGACAAGCCAAACAACGTTACCTGCAGATATTCTACAATGTTCAGTATAGGAACCTG GCAAAGGCTGTGGCAAGAGCAGGGGATCAACAGGCTCGGCAAACCACAACAGGCGTGGCGCCTAGTGAGATCGTAGTTAGACCCAAAGAAAG AAAGCCGCAGACTCGGATGCAAAG GATCTTAACCAGGTTAGCCGGGCAGAAGCCTCCAGTTTCTGAGTAG
- the LOC4335304 gene encoding thiosulfate sulfurtransferase 16, chloroplastic — MMMMVRLPAMFVICILAVPLLPALGSEPPSTPVPTVGVTAASHLVGSGGHSYLDVRTEEEFKKGHVENSLNVPFLFFTPQGKEKNTKFIEQVALHYDKEDNIIVGCLSGVRSELASADLIAAGFKNVKNMEGGYMAWVENGLAVNKPLVQEEL; from the exons atgatgatgatggtgagaTTGCCTGCTATGTTCGTGATCTGCATCTTGGCTGTTCCGCTGCTGCCAGCGCTCGGCTCGGAGCCGCCGTCGACACCGGTGCCGACCGTTGgcgtgacggcggcgagccacCTCGTCGGCTCCGGTGGCCACAGCTACTTGGACGTCAG GACAGAAGAGGAATTCAAGAAGGGACATGTGGAGAATTCTCTTAATGTGCCATTCCTCTTCTTTACCCCTCAAG GGAAGGAAAAGAACACAAAGTTCATAGAGCAGGTGGCATTGCATTATGATAAGGAGGACAACATAATTGTG GGTTGCCTAAGTGGAGTAAGATCTGAACTAGCATCTGCCGATCTCATAGCAGCC GGATTCAAAAATGTAAAGAACATGGAAGGAGGTTACATGGCATGGGTGGAAAATGGCCTTGCGGTGAATAAACCTCTAGTGCAAGAAGAGCTCTAG